CGCAGGCTTCGACGAACGTGACGTCCACCCCGGTGTTCGGCCCTCCGCCGCCTCCGGTGGCGGCGCGCAAGGCCACGCCGCCCCAGGTGGCCCAGGCCCGCAAGCCGCAGCCTCCGCCGCACCTGCAGGAGCCGCTGCCCAGGGACGCGCAGCCCACGCCGGACGCGAAGGTGCTCCAGGTCTCCATGCTCTGGGGCGACCAGATGCTGGAGGTCCAGCACTTCAAGGACGGCGCGCCGGTCACCATCGGCGAGGCCGCGAAGAACACCTTCACCGTGTTCTCGCCGCAGGTGGGCAAGCGCCACGTGCTCGCGCTGAGCAAGGGCGACAAGCTGGAGCTGCGCGCTCCGGCGGGCTCCGGCGTCTTCGTCACCAACAACGGTGACGTGCGCACGAAGGACGCGCTGCGCGCCGCGGGCCAGCTCAACAACGCCACGGCGGATCAGGAGCAGCTCTTCACCCTGGGCCTGCATGACCGGGCGGAGGTGTCGCTGGGCACGGTGGCGTTCGTGATGCGCTACGTGAAGCCGTCGCCGGCCATCCTGGCGACGTCGCTGTCCGACCGCGACTTCAGCTTCTTCAAGATCGCCGCCATCTGCATCCTCGCGGCGGCGGCGTTCGTCACCGCGATGATGCTGACGCCGCACACGGACACGAAGTCCGCGGACGACGTCTTCGAGTCCCAGCAGCGCGTGGCCAAGTTCCTCATCGCCCCGGAGAAGAAGGTGGAGGCGAAGAAGCTCCAGCTCTCCGGTGTGGAGGAGGGGGCCAAGGCCAAGGACGAAGAGGGCAAGTTCGGCAAGCAGGAGGCGAAGCAGGAGGAGGCGGCGCCCTCCAAGCCGGGCACCCCGGTGGTGGACAAGTCCAAGAAGGAGAAGGACCGCCAGGTGGTGGGCAAGGTGGGCCTCCTCGGCGCGCTCAAGGGCATGAAGGGTGGCGCTTCCGACGTGTTCGGTCCGGGCGGCATCGGCACGGGTATCAACAACTCGCTGGGCGGCCTCAAGGGCGGCGCGGCCATGGGTGACGCGCACGGCGTGGGCGGCCTGGGTTCGCGTGGCACGGGCAACGGCGGTGGCGGCACGGCGCTGGGCATCGGCGGCCTGGGCACCCAGGGCAACGGCCGGGGCACGGGCGGCTCGGGCGGCATCGACCTGGGCGGCCGTGGCAAGTCCGTCACCAAGGTCATCCCCGGCAAGACGACGGTGATTGGCGGCCTGGACAAGGACGTCATCGCCAAGGTCATCCGGCGGCACCAGAACGAGATCAAGTACTGCTACGAGTCGGAGCTGAACAAGAACCCGTCGCTGGCCGGCAAGGTCGCGGTGGCCTTCACCATCGACCCGGCGGGCGCGGTGGCGGACGCCAGCGTGTCCGAGTCCACGCTGGGCAGCTCTCCCGCGGAGCAGTGCATGATCTCCCGCATCCGCCGCTGGAAGTTCCCGGAGCCCAAGGGCGGCGGCGTGGTGAACGTGACGTACCCCTGGCTGTTCTCGCCCTCGGGCGCTGACGCCGCGGAGTAACGGCACAAAGCCACGATTCGTAGACTGGAAGACCGAAATGGCGTGGACGAAACGGTCCACGCCATTTTCGTTTTTCCCCGCTGCCGTTTCGTGCCGGGCGTCACTACTGTCCGTGCCACTGCTGCCAGGCGTGCGAGGGAGCAGGAGGACAACGTGACGGGAGGAGTCGTGAGGAAGTCGCTGCTGTTGGCCGCGCTCGCGCTGGCGACGCCGGCCCTGGGGGCCACGCCGCCGGAGGGTGTGCCGTTCGAGCCGCGCCGGGGGTTCTTCACCGAGACCGACCTCGGTGTGTTCTTCACGGTGGGCGGCGAGAACAGCTACTCCAACGCGCAGTCATACGTGCAGCTGGGCATCGGGTACGACCTGACGGAGCAGATTTCGCTGGGGGCCCACTTCGCGCTGGGCTCGTCCGCGCAGAACTGCTTCGCGGGCTATCTGCCGGACTCCAACGTCTGCGCCCTGTCGGACAACTTCACGGTGGCCTTCGGCGACCTGACGGCCGCGTACCACGTGCGGCTGGCCAACCGCTTCTACCTGACGCCCAAGGTGGCGGCGGGCTACACGCGCCTGGAGCCCCGGCCGGTGAATCCGGAAGACGGCGATCCGGGCCAGTCCATCAACGCTTTCAACGCGGGCCTGGGCGTGGGCGTGGAGTACGCGACGTCCTTCGACCACTTCTCCGTGGGCGCGGACCTGCTCGGCCGCTACATCATCGGGCCGAACATCATGTCGTTCGCGGTGTTCCCGCGCGTGAAGTACACGTTCTGAAGCGCGCTACGCGCCCAGGCAGAACGCGGCGGCCTTCAGGGTGTGGATGGCCGTGGTGTCGAACACCGGCACGGACGCGTCGCCGGGTTTGATCAGCAGGGTGATCTCCGTGCAGCCCAGGATGATGCCCTGGGCGCCCCGGCGGACCAGGCCCTCCATGATGCGCTGGTAGCGCTCCCGGGAGGCCGCCTTCACCTGGCCCAGGCACAGCTCCTGGTAGATGACGTCATGGACCTGCTGGCGCTCCTCGTCGGTGGGCACCAGGACCTCCAGGCCCGATTCGGCGAGCCTGCCTTTGTAGAAGTCCTGCTCCATCGTGTAGCGCGTCCCGAGCAGGCCCACGGTCTTCACGTGGGCGCGGAGGATCTCCTGCGCGGTCGCCTCCGCGATGTGCAGGAAGGGGATGCGGATGGCGGCGGTGAGCTCCGGCGCCAGCTTGTGCATGGTGTTGGTGCACAGCACCAGGGCCTCGGCCCCCGCGCGCTCCAGCGCCCGGGCGGCGTCGCACAGGATGCGGGCCGCGTCGTCCCACCGGCCGGCGCTCTGGGCGTGTTCAATCTCCTGGAAGTCCACGCTGTAGAGGACGACCTTCGCGGAGTGGTGGCCGCCCAGCTCCCGCTTCACGTGCTCGTTGATCCGCCGGTAGTACTCCGCCGTGGACTCCCAGCTCATGCCGCCCAGCAATCCAATCGTCTTCATGTGTGTCGTTCCCTCCCGTACCGGGCATAGCCGGCGGGCGTGCGGCCCACGATGCGCCGGAAGTCTCGGATGAAGTGCGCCTGATCGAAGTAGCCCAGCTCCAGCGCCAGCCGCGACAGCTCCGGAGGCGGCGTTTCGCGCAGCCGCTCCGCGGCCTCATGCAGGCGGTAGCGCTGGATGACCCACTTGGGGTTCACGCCCACGTAGCGGTTGAACAGCCGCTGCAGCGTGCGCAGCCCCGGGCCTCCGGGCGTGAGCAGGTCCTCCACCTTCGTCACCGCGCGGTCCTCCAGGATGCGCGTGACCAGCCCCTGCACGAGCGCCACGTTCGGATCCGGCGCGGGCTTGTGCTCCCGCAGGAAGGCCTCCGCCAGGGCGATGCGCTCACGGTCCGCGTCGCGTGTGACGTCGGTGGCGAGGATGGCTGCTTCCAGTTCCATCGCCTGGGGGCCCAGCAGCGGGCCCGGTGGGACGGTGCGCCGCGTGAGGGTGGACAGCGGCGTCCCCACGAAGGGGAAGAAGCCACCCGGCCGGAACTTGATGCTGAACACGCCGCCCAGGCCCTCCAGCGTGACGGAGAAGCGGCCCGGATTCACGCCGCCCACCCGTGACGTGCCGGCCTCGAAGGCCCAATGCACGGACGGGTGCGGCAGGGTCTGCTGGTGCACGGGTGGCTGTCCGCGCAGATCCCACCTCACGGCCCAGAAGTGTTCCACCCATGGACGCAGGTCCTCCGAGGGCAGCACGCGGACGTGCTCGAAGTGCCGGGAGTCCGGACGGGGATACAACACGCCCCGAGGCTTGCCCGCGTTCGACTCCACCCGCCTTGCCGCCTCCTGCCGGACGTCCGCGTCCTGACGTGTTTCTACAATCACATCCCGGGAGGCGCTGCTATTCGCGTGCGCCGTGCATGGACGCATGGCGCGTCCGCGCCCCTGACGTGGAGTGGCCTGGACCATGGATACCCCCGCGAAGATCCGTTTCTCGATGGCGAACTGGCAGGAGGACTTCTTCGGTGAAGGGGAGGGCGGCGTGAAGCTGTCGCGGACCACCTGCACGCGCGGCTTCCAGGGCGACTTCGAGGGGCAGGGCGTCCTGGCGTACCTGTCGGACTACCGCGCTGACGGGACGTGTCACTTCGTGGGCCTGGAGCGGGTGACGGGCACGCTCCTGGGACGGCAGGGCGCGTTCGTGCTGAACCACCGGGGCGTCTATGCGCACGACACGGCCACGTCCGACTGGGAGGTCGTTCCCGGCTCGGGCACGGGCGCGTTGGAGGGGCTGAGCGGCCACGGCAGCTTCGTGGCGAAGCATGGTGAGGACGTGCACGACATGGTGCTGCACTACCGCTTCGATTGACGCCGGACAGGTGCCCCGGCCCGGGGGGCGGATTCAGCTCCGACGGTCGTGTGCTCACCCTGAAAGTCACCCTCGCGTTTCTTTCCAGGTAAGCCCATGACCCCCGTTATCCGTTCCCACGCGCGTGTGTGGGTGGTGGTGCTGTCATTGCTGGCCGTCCCCGCCTTCGCGCAAGGCATCCCGGACCTGCCGTCCGCGGAGGCGTGCTGGGGCCAGCTGCCGGACGCGGACCATGACGGAGTGAGCGACAGCTGCGAGCTCCGGGTGGCCGCGGCGTTCATGCCCACGCTGTGGATTGCCCAGGGGGAGAAAGGCGTGGCGCGCCGGCCGTACTTCGCGGCGCGGCCGTTGAACTCCGCGCAGCGCACGCTGCGCATCTTCTACCTGTCCGCGTACTACGAGGACCACGGCATCCCCAGCCTGGGCATCTTCAACGTCTTCGCCCACGACGGGGACTCCGAGTTCCAGGTGCTGGACGTGCACCATGGAGACGACGGCCGCTGGTACCTGGACCAGGCCTTCCTGTCCGCGCACCTGGAGACGGCGTGCGACGCCTCGGGCTGGTACGGCTACGCGCAGCTCGAGTACGCGGGGGCGTACCGGGGCGCGCCGCGCATCTACGTGGCCGTGAACAAGCACGGCTCGTACAACACGAAGTCCGCCTGCGACCGGGGCTGCTACTTCACCGACAGCTGCTCCCAGGGCCGACAGGAGGCGTTGGATCCGGGCAACCAGCTCGCGGGCCGCAACGTGGGCTCCATCACCCTGCCGCTCATCAACGCCGTCACCGTCAACGGCCAGACGGAGCGGCTTTTGGACGACGTGGAGTTCAAGGGCTGGGACGACCAGGGGAACCGGAGCAACTCCACGCCGTACCGTGCCCGGCTCGTCCGCTTCGGCTTCTGAAGCCGGAACGAAGCAGGGGCCGCCACCCGCGAAGGTGACGGCCCCTGGAAGCCTCAGGCGTCTCGACGGAAGGGCTACTCCGCCTCGGCGCGCTCCTCGCGCTTGCGGTCGCGCTCGGCGCGGTAGCGCTCGCCGTGGGCCAGCGCCTTCTTGCGCATGCGGATGGACTTGGGCGTCACCTCGACGAGCTCGTCGTCGGCGATCCACTCCAGGGCCTTCTCCAGCCCCATCTCGCGCGGCGGGACGAGGATGACGTTCTCGTCGCGGCCGGCGGCGCGGATGTTGGTGAGCTTCTTCTCGCGGCAGCAGTTGACGTTGAGCTCGGACGGGTGCGAGTGCTCGCCGATGATCATGCCCTCGTACACGGTGGTGCCCGCGCCCACGAAGAGCTGACCGCGCTCCTGGATGCTGAACAGCGCGTACGGCACCGTGTCGCCCAGGCGGTCGGAGACCATGGCGCCGTTGGCGCGCTTGGGGATGTAGCCGAACCACGGCTCGAAGCCGTCGAACTGGCTGCTCATGATGCCTTCACCACGCGTGATGGTGAGGAACTCCGAGCGGAAGCCGATGAGGCCGCGCGCGGGGATGCGGAACTGGAGGCGGGTGCGGCCCGAGCCCAGCTGCGCCATGTCCGTCATGCGGCCCTTGCGGGGCCCCAGGCGCTCCGTCACCGCGCCCACGCTGTTCTCCGGCACGTCGCAGAAGAGCAGCTCCATGGGCTCGTGGACCTGGCCATCCACTTCCTTGGTGATGGGCTCCGGGTTGGAGGCGGTGAGCTCGTAGCCCTCGCGGCGCATGTTCTCGATGATGACCGCCAGCGCCAGTTCGCCACGGCCCACCACGCGGAACGCGTCCGGCGTCGCGGTGTCCTCCACGCGCACGGCCACGTTGCGGTAGGCCTCGCGGTACAGGCGCTCGCGCAGGTTGCGGGAGGTGACGTACTTGCCCTCCTTGCCCGCCAGCGGCCCGTCGTTGACCTTGAAGATCATCATCATCGTGGGCTCGTCCACGGTGATGCGCGGCAGCGCCACGGGCTTCTCGAAGTCCGCGATGGTGTCGCCGATGCTGATTTCCTCGATGCCCGCGATGGAGACGATCTCACCCGGGCCCGCGTCCGGGATCTCCTGGCGCTTCAGGCCGGAGAAGCCGAACAGCTTGACGATCTTGCCCTGCTGCACCTTGCCGCCCTCGCGGACGACGGACACGGGCATGTTCGGGGTGATGCGGCCCGCCTGCACGCGGCCCACCGCCAGACGGCCGACGTAGTCGTCGTAGTCCAGGTTGGCGACCAGCAACTGGAGCGTCGTCTGCTCCGCCGGAGGCGCGGGCGGGGGCGGGATGTGCTTGATGATGGCGTCGTACAGCGGCTCCAGCGTCTTGCCCGGCACTTCCAGCGACGTGGAGGCCTGACCCTGGCGCGCGACGGTGTAGAGGACCGGCATCTCCAACTGCTCCTCGTTCGCGCCCAGGTCGATGTAGAGCGAGTACACGAGGTCCAGCACGTCCTTGGCCCGGGCGTCCTGACGGTCGATCTTGTTGATGACCAGCACCGTCTTCAGGCCCATGGCCAGCGCCTTGCTGAGCACGAAGCGCGTCTGGGGCAGGGGACCTTCAGCGGCGTCCACCAGCAGGATGACGCCATCGACCAGGCGCAGACCGCGCTCCACCTCGCCACCGAAGTCGGCGTGGCCCGGCGTGTCGATGATGTTGATCTGCATCCCCTTGTAGGAGACGGCGGTGTTCTTCGCGAGGATGGTGATGCCCTTCTCGCGCTCGAGGTCGTTCGAGTCCATGACCCGCTCGGCCACGTGCTCGTTGGAGCGGAAGGTCCCCGCCTGCCGCAGCAGGTGGTCGACGAGGGTGGTCTTGCCGTGGTCAACGTGGGCGACAATGGCGACGTTGCGGATGTTTTCGCGAGAGATCATCAGGACCAACTAACGGAAATGAAGGTGCGAGGAGAGACGCCCAGAACGGGGTTTCTCAATCCCACCGGAACCCGGAAGGCGGGGGCTTATATGCCGGGGGCTTTCCACCTGCAATGAAGGCGGGTGTCCAGCAGGCAAACAATCAGGCCCCCCGCCAACTGGGCGCTTATCCCACCTTTGGGGGGACCTCGGCGGTTTCCACCCCCAGCCGCTCCCTCAGGAAGCGCTCCACCCGCAGCTCCACCAGCCCCGGGACTTCCAGTGGGGCGGTATGGGTGCCCTCGGAAATCATCAGGAGTTCAGAGGAGGGGATGCGCTCGGCCATCTTCCGGGACAGCCAGCCGGGGGTGAACCGGTCCTTCTCCCCGGCGACCACCAGGGTGGGGACGTCCACGTGGACCAGGTGGTCCTCGGCGGTGTGGTTGGCCAGCGAGTCCAGGGTGCGCACGAAGACGACGGGGTCCATCCGGGCCAGGTGCGTGAAGTAGGGGGCCAGGTCGTTTCGCGCGATGAGTTCCGGGTTCATCTCCAGGCGGATGGCCAGTTGGACCACCAGTTCCGTGGTCAGCGCCCCGTGCACGATGCGCGCGGTGTGCCGGGGGAAGCGCTCCACCGCGGCCCTCAAGGTCGGGAAGAGGCGCTTGAGCAGCGTGGAGTCATGGAAGGTGTCCAGCGGCATGCCGTAGCTGCCGCACACCAGCACCAGCCCCTCCACGCGCCGGGCGTAGCGGCGGTGGAACTCCAGCGCCACCTGGACGCCCATGGAGTGGCCGAAGAGGACGGCCTTGTCCATGCCCGCCGCGTCCATCACCCGCGCCATGTCGTCGCAGGTGTACGCCATGCCAATGCGCGTGCGGTCCGTGGGGACGGTGCTCTTGCCGTGGCCCCGGTAGTGCCAGCGCAGCACGCGGTGGCGCCGGCCCAGGTAGGGCAGCAGGTACTTCCACGCGAAGCCGTCACAGCCCAGGCCGTCGCAGAGGACCATGCCCGGGGCGCCGTCCCCCCGCACCTGGTAGTAGAGGTCCGCGCCGTCCGGCACCCGCAGCGAGTCCTGCCGGAAGGAGACCGCCTGTCCATGCGGTGCGCTCACGCCTCCACCTCGTCCGTGTCCAGTCCTTCGGGGATGCCCTTGTCCAGCCCGTAGCGGGAGATCTTCAAGAGCAGGTTGGAGCGGCTGATGCCCAGCTCCCGAGACAGCCGGCTCTTGTTGTAGCGGGTGCGCACCAGGCCCTGGTGGATCATCTCCTTCTCCAGGGACTCCACCGCCTCGTGCAGCTTTCCGTGCGCGCGCGGGGCGATGAAGGGCCCGCCGCCAGGGACCACCGCGTCGCGGATGCGGCTGGAGAGCAGCTCCGCGGGGATGGTCTCCAGCTCGCCGCCCAGCACGAGCAGCCGCTCGATTTCATTCTCCAGCTCGCGGATGTTCCCGGGCCACGCGTACGCGCCCAGGATGCCCAGGGCCTCCGGCGCCAGGCCCCGAGCGCGCTGGCCCTCGCGGTGGTGCTTGCGCAGGAAGTGGTCGATGAGCACGGGCAGGTCGTCCTTGCGCTCGCGCAGGGGCGGCAGCTGCAGGCGGATGACGTTGATGCGGTAGAAGAGGTCCTCGCGGAACTCGCCGCGCTTCACCAGTTCGCCCAGGTCCTTGTGGGTGGCGGCGATGACGCGCACGTCGACCTCGCGGGAGTGGGTGCCGCCCACGGGCAGGAAGGTGCCCTCCTGGAGCACGCGCAGCAGCTTCACCTGGAGGGCGGGGGACATGTCGCCCACCTCGTCCAGGAAGAAGGTGCCCTGGTCCGCGACCTCGAAGAGCCCCTTCTTGTCCTTGAGCGCGCCGGTGAAGGCGCCCCGGGTGTGCCCGAAGAGGGCGCTCTCCAGCAGGTTGTCGTTGAAGGCGGAGCAGTTCTGCACGACGAACGGCTTGTCCTTGCGCGGGCCGTTGTGGTGGATGGCGCGCGCCACCAGCTCCTTGCCCGTGCCGGACTCGCCGTTGATGAGGACGGTGGAGTCGGAGTGGGCCACCTTCTCCATCAGGCGGAACACTTCGTTCATGGCCCCGGAGCGGCCGATGATCTTCTCGAAGCGGTAGCGGTTGGACAGCTCGGAGGCCATGGACTGGATGGTCTCCTCCTTGCGCGTGAGCTCCACCTCCTGGTTGGCGATCTCCGTGACCGCGAACTCCAGGAGGTCCGACAGCTTGCTCAGCTCCGAGCCGTCCAGCACCGGCACGCGCTCCGCCGCGCCCTCCAGCTCCAGCATCGCCCCGGGCGCGATGTCGCGCATCTTGCTCAGCAGCACCTGGCCGTCGCCGGGCGTGAGCGGCTGCCGGGCGAAGCCCTCCACGAAGAGGAAGCCCTCGTACTCGTTGCGGATGTAGAGCGGCGCGCCCACGATGGACAGGCGCAGGTGGCAGTCGTGGAAGAGCGAGCGGCGCAGGTTCTTGGCGGCCTTGAACTTCTCGTGCAGCACCCGCACCGACTGGGCACACCGCCGCATCCCCTCCCGCGCCCCCAGCGAGTGGCGGCAGAAGTCGTTGGGCGGCGGGATGAAATCCCCGCGCTGCCAGTCGTGCACCACGCCGTTGCGATCCGCGAAGGAAAGCTCCACCTGCCACCACTTGCGGATGACATCCCTCAACATGACAATGGTGTGCAGATTCTGATGCTTCTCGAAGTCCATCCCCGCGTCCCTCGGCCTGTTGCGGATCAGGACAACGGATCTACGGGGTTGTCCGAAATCAATCCAGCGGCACCTGTCCGATAATGGCGCTGATCGCGTACCCTGGTTCCCTGTGAGCGCACCCCCACATACACACGGCAGGGCCGGACACGGTCATTCGCACGACCATGACCATGACCACTCGCACCATGGGCATTCGCACGGCCATGGGCACGGCCATTCGCACGGGCCCCGCAAGGGCGGGCTGGCGGAGGAGCGGCGCAAGGACCGGCGGCGGCTCCTGTTCGCGCTGGGGCTGACGGCGACCATCATGGTGGCGGAGGCGGTGGGCGGCTTCCTCACCAACTCGCTGGCGCTGCTCTCCGACGCCGGGCACATGCTGACGGACGTGTCGGCCATGGTCCTGAGCCTGCTGGCGCTGTGGTTCGCAGGGCGGCCCGCGGACCTGAAGAAGACCTACGGCTACTACCGGATGGAGATCCTGAGCGCGCTCCTCAACGGGGTGCTGCTGCTGGTCATCACCATCTTCATCCTGCTGGAGGCCTGGCAGCGCATGCGCACGCCCGCTCCGGTGGAGCTGGGGCCCATGGCGCTGGTGGCGGGCATTGGCCTCGTCGCGAACCTGGCGGCGCTGGGCTTCCTGCACCAGACGCACTCCATGAACGTGCGCGGCGCGTTCCTGCACGTGCTGGGGGACACGCTGTCGTCGGTGGGCGTGCTGATTGGCGCGGGCATCATGTGGTGGACCGGGTGGTACGTCGTGGACCCCATCATCTCCGTGCTCATTTCAATGATCATCGTCGTGGGCGCGCTGCGGCTGGTGAAGGACGCGGTGGACGTGCTGCTGGAGGCGGTGCCCGCGCACGTGGACCTGGAGCAGGTGAGAGCGCTCATGGCGAAGGTGCCGGGCGTGCAGGCGGTGCACGACCTGCACGTGTGGACCATCTCCAGCGGGATGTACGCGCTGTCCGCGCACCTGGTGGTGGCGGACCCCATGGTCTGCAACAACGACGACATCCTGTCCGCCGTGAAGCACGACCTCTTCGACCGCTTCGGCATCGACCACACGACCATCCAGATCGAGAGCCAGTCGTACGCCCACCTGGGCGAGGTGCACTGACGTCCTTGCGAAAGGGGCGCGGGGCGGAGATTCTCGCCGGCTCCTATGAGCGTGCTGGACAAGGTGTTGTCGCTGCGGCCGGGCAACGTGGTGGCGCGGGTGGGCCCGGGCTCCCGGGTGCCCCTGTTGGATCCACGGGAGCTGCTTGGGGCGCTGGAGTCCACGCCCATGGCGCTGCCGTGCCTGCCGGTGCTGTCCAAGGGCGCGCTGCCGGGCCTGTTGGGCGCGGCCCGCGCGGAGGACTCGGTGCTGGGCCTCTCTTGCCCGCACCCCCTGGCGGACCGGGGCGCGCCGGAGCGCTTCGTGCTGGCGGTACACGCGGCGGCGCAGGAGGCCGGGCACACCCGGCCCCTGTTCCTCCAGGCCGGCCCCCTGCGCGTCACCTCCACGGACGCGGACGTGCTGGACGCGCTCCAGGACGGCATCTTCCGCGTGGTGGACGCGGGCTTCGCGCTGGTGTCGTTGGACCTGTCGCGCCTCACCTCCTACGAGGCCGTGGAGGCGGTGAACGCGCTGGTGGGCCCGCTCAAGGAGCGCGAGCTGTCGCTGGAGGTGTCCCCGCCCCAACTGTCCGCGGGCGGCCTGGTGGACGCGTGCGCGACGCTACTGGAGGGGCTTGCGCAGTGGCAGGTCCCGCCGCGCTTCCTCCGCGTGTCGGACGCGCAGCTGGGCCATGGCGAGCCAGGCACGGAGCTGGACGTGGAGCTCTTGCGCCAGGTGGTGGAGACGGCCGCGGGCAAGGGCGTGGCGGTGGCCGTGGCGGAGGCCTCCACCGGGCCTTCGGGGGGACTGTCCAGCTACGTGGCCGCGGGCGTGCGCAAGGTGGACCGGGGAGGGCCTTTCGGTCCGCTCACCCTGCGCGCCTGGCCTCCGGAGGTGCGCGAGCCGGTGGTGGCGCGCGCCCAGGCGGCGGGCATGCCGGCCGGGGAGCTGCTCTCCGTGCTGGAGGAGGGGCTGCCGCCGCTGACGCCCGCCGCCCGCGAGACGCTGGAGGCGCTGTCCTTCGCGGAGGCCACGGAGGCGCTGGGGGCGCTGGGGGCGCACCGCTCCGCGTCGGTGGCCATGGCGTTCCTCGCGAAGCCGGACGGGGACCTGGGATAGAAGGGCGCGCATGCGCATCGTTGCAGGCAGCGCGAAGGGCCGGGCCCTGACGGGGCCCAAGCCGTCGTCCGGACACATCCGCCCCACGGCGGACCGCGTCCGTGAAACCATCTTCAACATGCTGGCCAGTTCCTGGACGGCCAGGCCGTGTTGGATCTGTACGCGGGCACCGGCGCCCTGGGGCTGGAGGCCCTGTCGCGGGGCGCGGGGCGGCTGGTGCTGGTGGACCAGGACCGCGAGGCCCTGGCCCTGTGCCGCAAGAACACCGACGCGCTGGGCTTCACCGCCCAGGTGTCCATCCTGGCGCAACCCGTGGTCCGCGCGCTGGAGACGCTGGGCAAGCAGGGGGCGAAGTTCGAGCTCGTCTTCGCGGATCCGCCCTACGCGGCGCGCGTGGTGGAGACGGTGCTGGAGGCGGTGGTGGCGGCGGGCGTGGTGACGCCGGGCGGCACGGTGATGGTGGAGCACGACAAGCGGGAGGCGGCCCCGGAGGCCCACTCGGGGCTGACCCTGGAGGACCAGCGCCGCTTCGGGGACACCCTGGTGAGCTTCTACCGGGCTCCGTGACGTGCGCTTGACCGGCCCCGTGGGGCCGCCGAGACTTCAACGCACCCATGCCGGTCGCCATCTATCCTGGTTCGTTTGATCCGCTCACCAACGGGCACCTGAGCCTCATCCAGCGCAGCCTGAAGATGTTCGACCGGCTCATCGTCGCCATCGCGGTGAATCCGAAGAAGACGCCCCTCTTCAGCCAGGAGGAGCGCATCGAGCTCATCCGCGAGGCGGTGAACGACCCCCGCGTGGAGGTGGACGCCTTCCACGGGCTGCTCGTGGACTACGTGCACCAGCGCAACGTGAGCGTCGTCATCCGCGGCCTGCGCGCGGTGTCGGACTTCGAATACGAGTTCCAACTGGCGAACATGAACCGCAAGCTGGCGCCGGACATCGACACCGTCTTCATGATGACGGGCGAGGACTACTTCTACATCTCCTCGCAGCTCGTCCGCGAGGTCGCGACCTTCGGGGGGAACGTGGACGGGCTCGTGCCGCCAAACGTCAACGCGGGGCTGAAGAAGAAGTTCGGCCCGAAACCCTAGGGTCGTTCTCTAGGGGCATCCGGCCCTCGCGGCGTGCGAGCGGGCTTGTCCGCTTCGGGAGTTCCG
The sequence above is drawn from the Corallococcus sp. NCRR genome and encodes:
- a CDS encoding sigma 54-interacting transcriptional regulator, which gives rise to MDFEKHQNLHTIVMLRDVIRKWWQVELSFADRNGVVHDWQRGDFIPPPNDFCRHSLGAREGMRRCAQSVRVLHEKFKAAKNLRRSLFHDCHLRLSIVGAPLYIRNEYEGFLFVEGFARQPLTPGDGQVLLSKMRDIAPGAMLELEGAAERVPVLDGSELSKLSDLLEFAVTEIANQEVELTRKEETIQSMASELSNRYRFEKIIGRSGAMNEVFRLMEKVAHSDSTVLINGESGTGKELVARAIHHNGPRKDKPFVVQNCSAFNDNLLESALFGHTRGAFTGALKDKKGLFEVADQGTFFLDEVGDMSPALQVKLLRVLQEGTFLPVGGTHSREVDVRVIAATHKDLGELVKRGEFREDLFYRINVIRLQLPPLRERKDDLPVLIDHFLRKHHREGQRARGLAPEALGILGAYAWPGNIRELENEIERLLVLGGELETIPAELLSSRIRDAVVPGGGPFIAPRAHGKLHEAVESLEKEMIHQGLVRTRYNKSRLSRELGISRSNLLLKISRYGLDKGIPEGLDTDEVEA
- a CDS encoding cation diffusion facilitator family transporter, producing the protein MSAPPHTHGRAGHGHSHDHDHDHSHHGHSHGHGHGHSHGPRKGGLAEERRKDRRRLLFALGLTATIMVAEAVGGFLTNSLALLSDAGHMLTDVSAMVLSLLALWFAGRPADLKKTYGYYRMEILSALLNGVLLLVITIFILLEAWQRMRTPAPVELGPMALVAGIGLVANLAALGFLHQTHSMNVRGAFLHVLGDTLSSVGVLIGAGIMWWTGWYVVDPIISVLISMIIVVGALRLVKDAVDVLLEAVPAHVDLEQVRALMAKVPGVQAVHDLHVWTISSGMYALSAHLVVADPMVCNNDDILSAVKHDLFDRFGIDHTTIQIESQSYAHLGEVH
- the coaD gene encoding pantetheine-phosphate adenylyltransferase — translated: MPVAIYPGSFDPLTNGHLSLIQRSLKMFDRLIVAIAVNPKKTPLFSQEERIELIREAVNDPRVEVDAFHGLLVDYVHQRNVSVVIRGLRAVSDFEYEFQLANMNRKLAPDIDTVFMMTGEDYFYISSQLVREVATFGGNVDGLVPPNVNAGLKKKFGPKP